Proteins from one Thioflavicoccus mobilis 8321 genomic window:
- the uvrA gene encoding excinuclease ABC subunit UvrA, which translates to MTPSQDRIRLRGARTHNLKNIDLDLPRGHLIVLTGLSGSGKSSLAFDTIYAEGQRRYVESLSAYARQFLSVMDKPDLDHIEGLSPAIAIEQRTTSHNPRSTVGTITEIYDYLRLLFARVGEPRCPDHGTPLAAQTVSQMVDQVLAEPPGTKLMLLAPVVSARKGEYQRLLAELHAQGFIRARIDGDLYELDDPPELDARRRHDIEVVVDRFRVRDDLALRLAESFETALRLSEGRARAAWLDEPERAPLTFSAAFACPTCGYSLPELEPRLFSFNNPAGACPVCDGLGIEQFFDPAKVVLHPELSLAGGAVRGWDRRNAYYFQMIRALGKHYGFDPETPWAELPELARQAILYGSGEEPIALGVPGEPGRKAPTKRPFEGIIRNMERRYRETESSTVREELARYLSDQPCPACGGTRLNRAARHVFVADRRLPDLTGLPVGEALRFFEALTLPGARGEIGAKIIKEIATRLRFLVDVGLDYLTLERSADTLSGGEAQRIRLASQIGAGLVGVMYILDEPSIGLHQRDNERLLRTLAQLRDLGNTVIVVEHDEEAIRRADQVVDLGPGAGVHGGEIIAQGTAEEIAANPNSLTGQYLCGARRIAIPPARRPPDPQRLLRILGATGNNLRDQDVAIPVGAFCCITGVSGSGKSTLINDTLYPVAARQLNGASLRPAPHRAVEGLEHFDKVVDIDQSPIGRTPRSNPATYTGLFNMVRELFAAVPEARARGYTAGRFSFNVKGGRCEACKGDGLIRVEMHFLPDVYVQCDVCKGRRYNRETLEIRYKGKTIDEVLDLTVEDALAFFAPIAAIHRKLRTLVDVGLAYVRLGQSATTLSGGEAQRVKLSRELSKRDTGRTLYILDEPTTGLHFEDIRHLLEVLHRLRDQGNTVVVIEHNLDVIKTADWIIDLGPEGGDQGGEVIACGTPEQIAAEPHSYTGRFLKPLLERGW; encoded by the coding sequence TTGACGCCAAGCCAGGACAGGATTCGGCTGCGCGGGGCGCGCACCCACAACCTCAAGAACATCGACCTCGACCTGCCGCGCGGCCACCTGATCGTGCTGACCGGGCTGTCGGGCTCCGGCAAGTCGTCGCTCGCCTTCGACACCATCTACGCCGAGGGCCAGCGCCGCTACGTCGAGTCGCTCTCGGCCTACGCCCGCCAGTTCCTGTCCGTCATGGACAAACCCGACCTCGACCACATCGAGGGGCTCTCGCCGGCCATCGCGATCGAGCAGCGCACTACGTCCCACAACCCGCGCTCGACGGTCGGCACCATCACCGAGATCTACGATTACCTGCGCCTCCTCTTCGCCCGCGTCGGCGAGCCACGCTGCCCGGACCACGGCACACCGCTCGCGGCCCAGACGGTCAGCCAGATGGTCGACCAAGTGCTGGCCGAGCCACCCGGCACCAAGCTGATGCTGCTCGCCCCCGTGGTCTCCGCGCGCAAGGGCGAGTACCAGCGCCTGCTCGCCGAGCTGCACGCCCAGGGCTTCATCCGCGCCCGCATCGACGGTGACCTCTACGAGCTCGACGACCCACCGGAGCTCGACGCCCGGCGCCGCCACGACATCGAGGTCGTCGTCGATCGCTTCCGGGTGCGCGACGACCTGGCCCTGCGCCTCGCCGAGTCCTTCGAGACCGCGCTGCGGCTCTCCGAGGGGCGTGCCCGCGCCGCCTGGCTCGACGAACCCGAGCGGGCGCCACTGACCTTCTCGGCCGCCTTCGCCTGCCCGACCTGCGGCTACAGCCTGCCGGAGCTCGAGCCCAGGCTCTTCTCGTTCAACAACCCGGCCGGCGCCTGCCCGGTCTGCGACGGGCTCGGCATCGAACAGTTCTTCGACCCGGCCAAGGTCGTGCTGCACCCAGAGCTCAGCCTCGCCGGCGGTGCCGTGCGCGGCTGGGACAGGCGCAACGCCTATTACTTCCAGATGATCCGCGCCCTCGGCAAGCACTACGGCTTCGACCCGGAGACGCCATGGGCCGAGCTGCCCGAGTTGGCCCGCCAGGCGATCCTCTACGGCAGCGGCGAGGAGCCGATCGCGCTAGGCGTACCAGGCGAGCCGGGACGCAAGGCGCCGACGAAGCGGCCGTTCGAGGGCATCATCCGCAACATGGAGCGGCGCTACCGCGAGACCGAATCCAGCACGGTGCGCGAGGAGCTGGCCCGCTACCTCTCCGATCAGCCCTGCCCGGCCTGCGGCGGCACGCGGCTCAATCGCGCCGCGCGCCACGTCTTCGTCGCCGATCGCCGCCTGCCGGACCTGACGGGGCTGCCGGTCGGCGAGGCGCTGCGCTTCTTCGAGGCCCTGACCCTGCCCGGTGCGCGCGGCGAGATCGGCGCCAAGATCATCAAGGAGATCGCGACCCGACTGCGCTTCCTGGTCGACGTCGGCCTCGACTACCTGACGCTGGAGCGCAGCGCCGACACCCTCTCCGGCGGCGAGGCCCAGCGCATCCGCCTCGCGAGCCAGATCGGCGCCGGCCTGGTCGGGGTCATGTACATCCTCGACGAGCCCTCGATCGGCCTGCACCAGCGCGACAACGAGCGCCTGCTGCGCACACTCGCGCAGCTCCGCGATCTCGGCAACACGGTGATCGTCGTCGAGCACGACGAGGAGGCGATCCGCCGCGCCGATCAGGTCGTCGACCTCGGCCCGGGGGCCGGCGTCCACGGCGGCGAGATCATCGCCCAGGGCACGGCCGAGGAGATCGCCGCCAACCCGAACTCGCTGACCGGCCAGTACCTCTGCGGCGCGCGCCGGATCGCGATCCCGCCGGCACGCCGCCCGCCGGACCCGCAACGCCTGCTGCGCATCCTGGGTGCCACCGGCAACAACCTGCGCGACCAGGACGTCGCGATCCCGGTCGGCGCCTTCTGCTGCATCACCGGGGTATCGGGCTCTGGCAAGTCGACGCTGATCAACGACACCCTCTATCCGGTCGCCGCCCGCCAGCTCAACGGCGCCAGCCTGCGCCCGGCGCCACACCGCGCGGTCGAGGGGCTGGAGCACTTCGACAAGGTCGTCGACATCGACCAGAGCCCGATCGGGCGCACGCCGCGCTCGAACCCGGCGACCTACACCGGCCTCTTCAACATGGTCCGCGAGCTCTTCGCCGCGGTCCCGGAGGCCCGCGCGCGCGGCTACACGGCCGGGCGCTTCAGCTTCAACGTAAAGGGCGGGCGTTGCGAGGCCTGCAAGGGCGACGGCCTGATCCGCGTCGAGATGCACTTCCTGCCCGACGTCTATGTCCAGTGCGACGTCTGCAAGGGCCGCCGCTACAACCGCGAGACCCTCGAGATCCGCTACAAGGGCAAGACCATCGACGAGGTACTCGACCTCACCGTCGAGGACGCCCTCGCCTTCTTCGCCCCGATCGCCGCCATCCACCGCAAGCTGCGGACCCTGGTCGACGTCGGCCTCGCCTACGTGCGCCTCGGCCAGAGCGCCACGACCCTCTCCGGCGGCGAGGCGCAGCGCGTCAAGCTCAGCCGCGAGCTCAGCAAGCGCGACACCGGCCGCACCCTCTACATCCTCGACGAGCCGACCACCGGGCTGCACTTCGAGGACATCCGCCACCTCCTCGAGGTCCTCCACCGGCTGCGCGACCAGGGCAACACCGTCGTCGTCATCGAGCACAACCTCGACGTCATCAAGACCGCCGACTGGATCATCGACCTCGGCCCAGAAGGCGGCGACCAGGGCGGCGAGGTCATCGCCTGCGGCACCCCCGAGCAGATCGCCGCCGAGCCCCATTCCTACACCGGACGATTCCTCAAGCCCCTGCTCGAGCGGGGGTGGTAG
- a CDS encoding c-type cytochrome, translating to MNRHLIIGALVVGCALQAGGPVGRSLAAPAVGDAAAKDAARQPRAPGIESPDYVWNEVEGEELRALRATGDPVRGAYAYKLCRNCHGNDAAGDAAGFYPRLAGQHATVLIKQLADVREGRRDNPKMYPFATEHSISTQQIADIAVYLQGLPVDPEHGRGIGGDMSEGARLYEDDCEVCHGLAGEGDADAFYPKLADQHYAYLTRQAFDIRDGVRRNANPEMVEAIERYTDQQILAVINYVSWLDGRDE from the coding sequence ATGAACAGACACCTGATAATCGGCGCGCTGGTCGTCGGTTGCGCGCTCCAGGCTGGCGGTCCGGTCGGGCGCTCGCTGGCCGCTCCGGCCGTGGGCGACGCGGCGGCCAAGGATGCCGCTCGGCAGCCCCGTGCCCCGGGGATCGAGTCGCCGGACTACGTCTGGAACGAGGTCGAGGGCGAGGAACTCCGCGCCCTGCGGGCGACTGGCGATCCGGTCCGCGGTGCGTACGCCTACAAGCTCTGCCGGAACTGTCACGGCAACGACGCCGCCGGCGACGCGGCGGGCTTCTATCCGCGCCTGGCCGGTCAGCACGCCACGGTCCTCATCAAGCAGTTGGCGGACGTTCGCGAGGGACGCCGGGACAACCCCAAGATGTACCCTTTCGCGACCGAGCACTCGATCTCGACCCAGCAGATCGCCGACATCGCCGTCTACCTCCAGGGGCTGCCGGTCGATCCGGAGCACGGCCGGGGCATCGGTGGGGACATGAGCGAGGGGGCACGGCTGTACGAGGACGACTGCGAGGTCTGTCACGGGCTGGCCGGCGAGGGCGACGCCGACGCGTTCTATCCGAAGCTGGCCGATCAGCACTATGCCTATCTGACGCGGCAGGCCTTCGACATCCGCGATGGCGTGCGCCGCAACGCCAACCCGGAAATGGTCGAGGCGATCGAGCGATATACGGACCAGCAGATCCTGGCCGTCATCAACTATGTCTCATGGCTCGATGGCCGGGACGAATGA
- a CDS encoding helix-turn-helix domain-containing protein, whose product MPINRILTTRELAPRKRSVAWCDWIATLFDGLQSDLGERATFDGRLRTVQAGDVRFTRLEADRHRVIRQDTPPRDDGTGFLKIVAPWEGSAAIEQGGRRAWVQPGGWAIYDTTESYEVVNPTPTDHLIVMLPKGPLLAGGLPLGALMGQNVGGASGMSRIALEAMRNTFEELPRMTPTSSGRAGDLILEMVRLALLERVGEHPPANQMAAFKRRIREFIAQRLRDPHLSIGGIAAALHCSKRHLHNAFADEDLTIAHYILRARLEACMRDLGSPVHAGRTVTDIALSWGFNSAAHFSRVFHEHVGSSPSDFRRACLAGLRGPDRPAAAAAAATEPMPAGDRHPGVAAG is encoded by the coding sequence ATGCCTATCAATCGGATATTGACGACGCGGGAACTCGCCCCCCGCAAGCGTTCGGTGGCCTGGTGCGACTGGATTGCGACGCTGTTCGACGGGCTGCAATCGGATCTCGGCGAGCGGGCGACGTTCGATGGGCGCCTGCGCACGGTCCAGGCCGGCGACGTGCGGTTCACCCGCCTGGAGGCCGACCGCCACCGGGTCATCCGCCAGGACACGCCGCCGCGCGATGACGGCACCGGGTTCCTCAAGATCGTGGCGCCCTGGGAGGGCAGCGCCGCGATCGAACAGGGCGGCCGGCGCGCCTGGGTGCAACCCGGCGGCTGGGCGATCTACGACACCACCGAGAGCTACGAGGTCGTCAATCCCACCCCCACGGATCACCTGATCGTCATGCTGCCAAAAGGCCCCCTGCTCGCCGGTGGGCTACCGCTCGGCGCCCTGATGGGGCAGAACGTCGGCGGCGCCAGCGGCATGTCGCGCATCGCCCTCGAGGCCATGCGCAACACCTTCGAGGAGCTGCCACGGATGACGCCGACATCGTCGGGCCGGGCCGGCGACCTGATCCTCGAGATGGTCCGGCTGGCGCTGCTCGAACGGGTCGGCGAGCACCCGCCGGCCAATCAGATGGCGGCCTTCAAACGACGCATTCGCGAATTCATCGCCCAACGGCTGCGCGATCCCCACCTCTCGATCGGCGGAATCGCCGCGGCACTGCATTGCAGCAAGCGGCACCTACACAATGCCTTCGCCGACGAAGACCTGACGATCGCCCACTACATCCTGCGCGCACGCCTCGAGGCCTGCATGCGCGACCTCGGCAGCCCCGTCCACGCCGGGCGCACCGTCACCGATATCGCGCTGTCCTGGGGCTTCAACAGCGCGGCACACTTCAGCCGCGTGTTCCACGAGCACGTCGGCTCCTCGCCGAGCGATTTCCGCCGCGCCTGCCTGGCGGGGCTACGGGGACCGGACCGGCCCGCCGCGGCCGCGGCCGCGGCCACCGAGCCAATGCCGGCCGGCGACCGCCATCCTGGCGTCGCGGCCGGTTAG
- a CDS encoding c-type cytochrome, whose product MNFATPKYRALTTLACLWFAGAGTAAAAEPATISAGQVYFEKICAKCHETGIGPELTGRDLPEATFIVTARIGRNGMPAFRITDIDDQTLIELARYLASTARAGDAEGGADGRR is encoded by the coding sequence TTGAATTTCGCCACACCGAAGTACCGGGCGCTGACGACGCTCGCCTGTCTGTGGTTCGCCGGCGCTGGCACGGCCGCCGCCGCCGAGCCGGCGACGATCAGCGCTGGCCAGGTCTATTTCGAAAAGATCTGTGCCAAGTGCCACGAGACCGGGATCGGCCCCGAGCTGACCGGCCGCGATCTGCCCGAGGCGACCTTCATCGTCACGGCGCGCATCGGCCGCAACGGCATGCCGGCCTTCCGCATCACAGATATCGACGACCAGACCCTGATCGAGCTGGCGCGCTATCTGGCCAGCACGGCGCGCGCGGGCGACGCCGAGGGGGGGGCGGATGGACGCCGGTAG
- a CDS encoding SphA family protein: MNDRRFIPWLALSTLAVSSTTNGFEGPQQYPLGAENFMAGALPPAGDYVIDYLGYYTGEYRDHRGDKVPGIDIDAVFNAMRYVHVSDHRILGGDWGFHVIVPFVHQDLHIPNPSLAGDAIFGLGDITIDPLIIGWHFPPDWHVTLGLDINLPTGRYDKNDPTNSIGSNYWSVEPIAAFTYLNDAGLEVSVKAMYNFKTENDETDYRSGDDIHLDYLISQHRGPWAFGIGGYYLAQTESDRQNGQRVGPDGTRAQVIAFGPALRYDYKGMSFIGTWNHETAVENYFQGDKFYFKFIAAF; this comes from the coding sequence GTGAACGATCGCAGATTCATTCCGTGGCTAGCATTGTCTACCCTCGCCGTCAGTTCGACGACGAACGGCTTCGAAGGGCCACAGCAATATCCGCTGGGTGCGGAGAACTTCATGGCCGGGGCGCTGCCGCCGGCCGGCGACTATGTCATCGACTATCTCGGCTACTATACCGGCGAGTACCGCGACCATCGCGGCGACAAGGTACCTGGAATCGATATCGATGCCGTCTTCAACGCCATGCGCTACGTGCACGTCAGCGACCACCGCATCCTCGGCGGCGACTGGGGCTTCCACGTCATCGTGCCATTCGTCCATCAGGACCTGCACATCCCCAATCCTAGCCTCGCCGGCGACGCCATCTTCGGCCTCGGCGACATCACGATCGACCCTCTGATCATCGGTTGGCATTTCCCGCCCGATTGGCACGTCACGCTCGGCCTCGATATCAACCTGCCGACCGGCCGCTACGACAAGAACGACCCGACGAACAGCATCGGCTCGAACTACTGGAGCGTCGAGCCGATCGCCGCTTTCACCTATCTGAACGACGCCGGCCTAGAGGTATCGGTCAAGGCCATGTACAACTTCAAGACGGAGAATGACGAGACCGATTACCGCTCGGGCGACGACATCCACCTCGACTACCTGATCAGCCAACATCGCGGCCCCTGGGCATTCGGCATCGGCGGCTACTACCTCGCGCAGACCGAGAGCGACCGGCAGAACGGACAGCGCGTCGGTCCCGACGGCACGCGCGCCCAGGTGATTGCGTTCGGTCCGGCGCTGCGCTATGACTACAAGGGCATGAGCTTCATCGGCACCTGGAACCACGAGACGGCGGTCGAAAACTATTTCCAGGGCGACAAGTTCTATTTCAAATTCATCGCGGCTTTCTAA
- a CDS encoding aldehyde dehydrogenase family protein, with product MGDVLMLIGGAHRAASNGATFARRNPLDQSEATRAPAATASDAQSAVDAAAAAFPDWAALGPGRRRTLLLRAADALRDNAAGFAATMAVETGASAAWADFNTHLAAAMLTEAAALTTQVSGQMIPSDLDGSLALAVRRPAGVVLGIAPWNAPVILAVRAIATPLATGNTVILKGSELCPATHGLVIEALHEAGLPPGVVNFVTSAAADAPAIVETMIASPAVRRVNFTGSTRVGRLIAQTCAKYLKPVVLELGGKAPLLVLDDADLDAAVAAATFGAFANSGQICMSTERLVVDARVADEFVARLAERAARLPLGDPRDGPVVLGSVVDMATVERGNALIDDALAKGAVLVCGGKAAGTLMPATLLDRVTPTMRIFREESFAPVKAIVRVQGVEEAIAVANDSEFGLAAAVFGRDVARAWQVALRIESGICHINGPTVHDESQMPFGGVKGSGYGRFGGQAGVDAFTELRWITLQMAPRGYPF from the coding sequence ATGGGGGATGTCCTGATGCTGATTGGCGGCGCGCACCGCGCCGCCTCCAACGGCGCCACCTTCGCGCGGCGCAATCCGCTGGACCAGAGCGAGGCGACGCGCGCCCCGGCCGCCACCGCGAGCGATGCGCAGAGCGCGGTCGATGCCGCGGCGGCGGCCTTTCCGGACTGGGCGGCGCTGGGGCCCGGCCGGCGACGGACGCTGCTCCTGCGGGCCGCCGATGCGTTGCGCGACAATGCGGCCGGCTTCGCGGCGACGATGGCGGTCGAGACCGGCGCCTCGGCGGCCTGGGCCGATTTCAACACGCATCTCGCCGCCGCGATGCTGACCGAGGCGGCGGCGCTGACGACCCAGGTCAGCGGTCAGATGATCCCCTCGGACCTCGATGGCAGCCTGGCGCTGGCGGTGCGCCGGCCGGCCGGCGTCGTGCTGGGCATCGCCCCCTGGAACGCCCCGGTCATCCTCGCCGTACGCGCCATCGCGACCCCGCTGGCGACCGGCAACACCGTCATCCTCAAGGGCTCGGAGCTCTGTCCGGCGACCCACGGGCTGGTGATCGAGGCGCTGCACGAGGCTGGTCTCCCGCCTGGCGTGGTCAACTTCGTCACCAGTGCCGCCGCCGATGCGCCGGCGATCGTCGAGACCATGATCGCCAGCCCCGCGGTGCGGCGGGTCAACTTCACGGGCTCCACCAGGGTCGGGCGGCTCATCGCCCAGACCTGCGCCAAGTACCTGAAGCCCGTCGTGCTCGAACTCGGTGGTAAGGCGCCGCTGCTCGTGCTCGACGATGCCGATCTCGATGCCGCCGTGGCGGCCGCGACCTTCGGCGCCTTCGCCAATTCGGGCCAGATCTGCATGTCGACCGAGCGTCTCGTCGTCGACGCGCGCGTCGCCGACGAGTTCGTCGCCCGACTCGCCGAGCGCGCCGCCCGCCTGCCGCTCGGCGACCCGCGCGACGGGCCGGTGGTGCTCGGTTCGGTCGTCGACATGGCCACCGTCGAGCGGGGCAACGCGCTGATCGACGACGCGCTGGCCAAGGGGGCCGTGCTGGTTTGCGGCGGGAAGGCTGCCGGCACCCTGATGCCGGCGACGCTGCTCGATCGCGTCACGCCGACGATGCGGATCTTTCGCGAGGAGTCCTTCGCCCCGGTCAAGGCGATCGTCCGCGTGCAGGGCGTCGAGGAGGCGATCGCGGTCGCCAACGACAGCGAGTTCGGTCTGGCCGCGGCCGTCTTCGGGCGCGACGTCGCGCGCGCCTGGCAGGTGGCGCTGCGGATCGAATCCGGCATTTGCCACATCAACGGACCGACCGTGCACGACGAATCCCAGATGCCGTTCGGCGGCGTCAAGGGCTCGGGCTACGGCCGCTTCGGCGGTCAGGCCGGGGTCGACGCCTTCACCGAGCTGCGCTGGATCACGCTGCAGATGGCACCGCGTGGCTATCCGTTTTGA
- a CDS encoding FAD-binding oxidoreductase: protein MKSKYLALPKGVDEAQFDAAIAEFAAALGAGQVLTSIEHLTPYTKIMMAVETTDHTPSAVLLATSVEQVQAVVRICNQYRIPVWTISTGRNFGYGSAAPVERGQVVLDLHRMNKILHVDPDLCTALVEPGVTYQQLYDYIEERQLPLMLSFSAPSAIAGPLGNTMDRGVGYTPYGEHFLMQCGMEVVLANGDVLRTGMGSVKGDKAWQVFKWGYGPTLDGMFTQSNFGICTKMGFWLMPKPPVFKPFSIRYDHDADIANIVELLRPLRIAQIIPNAVVIAGTLWEAGGANVRRSDYYNGGGVTPDSVIEAIRRDKGLGAWNVYAALYGTPEQVEVNWKIVTDVIAKSGKGTILTEEDVGGTQPFKYRAELMSGVPNLQEFGLYNWRGGGGSMWFAPVSQARGSECEHQVELATAILNKHGLDYVGEFIVGWRDMHHVIDVLFDRNNPEERRLAHQCFSELLDEFERHGYAVYRVNTAFQERVANIYGPVKRNVERTLKRALDPNGILSPGKSGIRI, encoded by the coding sequence ATGAAAAGCAAGTATCTCGCGCTGCCCAAGGGGGTCGATGAGGCGCAATTCGACGCGGCCATCGCCGAATTCGCCGCCGCGCTGGGGGCCGGCCAGGTCCTGACTTCGATCGAGCACCTGACGCCCTACACCAAGATCATGATGGCCGTGGAGACCACCGACCACACGCCGTCGGCCGTCCTGCTCGCGACCTCGGTCGAGCAGGTGCAGGCGGTGGTCCGCATCTGCAACCAGTACCGGATCCCGGTGTGGACCATCTCCACCGGGCGCAACTTCGGCTATGGCTCCGCGGCCCCGGTCGAGCGCGGTCAGGTCGTCCTCGATCTGCACCGGATGAACAAGATCCTCCACGTCGATCCGGACCTCTGCACAGCCCTGGTCGAGCCGGGCGTGACCTACCAGCAGCTCTACGACTACATCGAGGAGCGCCAGCTACCGCTGATGCTGTCGTTCTCGGCGCCGTCGGCCATCGCCGGTCCGCTGGGCAACACGATGGACCGCGGCGTCGGCTACACGCCCTACGGCGAGCACTTCCTCATGCAGTGCGGGATGGAGGTCGTGCTCGCCAACGGCGACGTGCTGCGCACCGGGATGGGCTCGGTCAAGGGCGACAAGGCCTGGCAGGTCTTCAAATGGGGCTACGGGCCGACCCTCGATGGCATGTTCACCCAATCGAACTTCGGCATCTGCACCAAGATGGGCTTCTGGCTCATGCCCAAGCCGCCGGTGTTCAAGCCCTTCTCGATCCGCTACGACCACGATGCCGATATCGCCAACATCGTCGAGCTGCTGCGCCCGCTGCGCATCGCCCAGATTATCCCGAATGCCGTCGTGATCGCCGGCACCCTCTGGGAGGCGGGCGGGGCCAATGTCCGCCGGTCCGACTACTACAACGGCGGTGGCGTCACACCCGACAGCGTCATCGAGGCGATACGCCGCGACAAGGGGCTAGGGGCATGGAACGTCTATGCCGCCCTCTACGGCACGCCGGAACAGGTCGAGGTCAATTGGAAGATCGTCACCGACGTGATCGCGAAGTCCGGCAAGGGCACCATCCTCACCGAGGAGGACGTCGGCGGCACGCAGCCATTCAAGTACCGCGCCGAGCTGATGTCGGGCGTGCCCAACCTCCAGGAATTCGGTCTCTACAATTGGCGCGGCGGCGGCGGGTCCATGTGGTTCGCCCCCGTCAGCCAGGCCCGCGGCAGCGAATGCGAGCACCAGGTCGAGCTTGCCACGGCGATTCTGAACAAGCATGGCCTGGATTACGTCGGCGAGTTCATCGTCGGCTGGCGAGATATGCACCATGTCATCGACGTGCTGTTCGATCGCAACAATCCGGAAGAGCGGCGCTTGGCCCACCAGTGCTTCAGCGAGCTGCTCGACGAGTTCGAGAGGCACGGCTATGCCGTCTACCGCGTCAACACCGCCTTCCAGGAGCGCGTCGCGAACATCTACGGGCCCGTCAAACGCAATGTCGAGCGGACCCTGAAACGCGCGCTGGACCCCAACGGCATCCTCTCGCCCGGCAAGTCGGGGATCCGCATTTAA